In Cyprinus carpio isolate SPL01 chromosome A1, ASM1834038v1, whole genome shotgun sequence, the following proteins share a genomic window:
- the LOC109113581 gene encoding insulin receptor substrate 2-like isoform X2 translates to MASPPLKGESALSNDNNIHLNNIRKCGYLKKQKHGHRRYFVLKYQSDGLPARLEYYENEKKWKNKSAAKRVIFIDSCLSINKRADAKHRYLIALYTKDEYFAVAAENEQEQESWHAGLTDLLSKGKVCDSSVSSSASSLLGFDEGNYGMITPVNAAYKEIWQVNLKAKGLGQSRNITGVYRLCLSSQTISFMKLNSEMASVTLQLMNIRRCGHSDSFFFIEVGRSASTGPGELWMQADDSVVAQNIHETILEAMKELSEFRPRSKSQSSGSNPISVPTRRNLNILPPSQTGLVRRSRTDSTTATSPVPKFSSCRIRTASEGEGTMTRPVSMSISENGSPTTIGRNHMNRFNTVSVGCRTSEPSLLHHSRSMFMTMSHSPPSVISMNGSISSTVHRPSSCNGSVSGSPNDTGFLSCDDYSSSPGDVRYNLANRSDTPSSLSSTPPSREASELHGYMVMDSPSQNKMWPSSREMLDVETYRKRTYSLTTPRQQVADSQLSSVSLDEYMLMRAANSHSGQSTNSASPKLSYPEDYGDIEIGSNSNVGDDGYMPMTPGMAPQCTKNDHYMPMSPMSVSAPKQIINPRLHHQATGSGCIINSPSSGSLEDSGYMKMWSGSKFSLESSDGRSVRGEYMNMSPVDSYVSPTPPDFLLGQCEPTQRPSPSLSIRFNKQQPPKQAEDDQYVLMSPQSQNPTEETNRVSTLPPLRRPDVLAHRARVNRPNTLSLDTLRMLPSMTEHPVPCEPKSPGEYINIDFAAVTQYSSPSMVSVESQGSLSNLRQGSPLSDYMNFNQNSHSPKLREALSTTLDGMPELAECPCPPDGRAFLLSEHRNSPCPSGTGKDSYTEMNFNNGQISPPFLTENDESASVSPNSMVQKLNLSDQGELVNSTEIGAFFLAAPSLAPNGGAKVIRADPQGRRRHSSETFSSTTTVAPVFPSFAHNVKCHSSASVENVSVRSSEGSDEEYGSPMCRETSAGYQNGLNYIALNLMEKQEIGNCDIMGFKTGGCCKAGINGLHATPYVCLGFKETATTVQD, encoded by the coding sequence ATGGCAAGTCCGCCTCTTAAAGGGGAATCCGCGTTATCAAATGACAacaacattcatttaaacaacatCAGAAAATGTGGATACCTCAAGAAGCAAAAGCACGGACATCGGCgctattttgttttgaaatatcaGAGTGACGGACTCCCTGCGCGGCTGGAGTACTATGAGAatgaaaagaaatggaaaaacaagTCCGCTGCAAAAAGAGTCATATTCATCGACTCTTGTCTGAGCATAAACAAGCGCGCTGACGCGAAGCACAGATATTTAATTGCACTCTATACCAAGGACGAGTATTTTGCTGTTGCTGCAGAGAATGAGCAAGAACAAGAGAGCTGGCACGCAGGCTTAACCGATTTATTAAGTAAGGGAAAAGTGTGTGACAGCTCCGTTTCTAGTTCTGCATCATCTCTGTTAGGCTTCGACGAGGGAAATTACGGTATGATTACACCAGTGAATGCTGCGTATAAAGAGATATGGCAAGTAAATCTTAAAGCAAAAGGACTTGGGCAGAGCAGAAATATCACTGGAGTTTACAGACTGTGCTTATCAAGTCAGACAATTAGCTTTATGAAACTTAACTCGGAGATGGCATCTGTGACACTGCAGTTGATGAATATACGGAGATGTGGGCACTCTGATAGCTTTTTCTTCATTGAGGTGGGCAGATCTGCTTCTACTGGACCTGGAGAGCTGTGGATGCAAGCAGACGATTCTGTGGTGGCACAAAATATACATGAGACCATTTTAGAAGCCATGAAAGAACTGTCAGAATTCAGACCACGCAGCAAAAGCCAGTCATCAGGTTCAAATCCCATATCTGTACCCACTCGGCGGAACCTAAACATTCTACCCCCTAGTCAGACAGGGTTGGTGAGGAGGTCAAGGACGGACAGTACAACAGCAACATCTCCTGTCCCTAAATTTTCTTCTTGCCGAATACGGACGGCAAGTGAAGGGGAAGGTACCATGACCAGGCCTGTCTCCATGTCAATATCTGAAAATGGGAGCCCGACAACTATTGGCCGGAACCACATGAACAGATTTAACACTGTCTCTGTGGGCTGCCGGACATCAGAACCATCACTGCTTCATCACAGCAGGTCCATGTTCATGACAATGTCCCATTCGCCCCCATCTGTTATAAGTATGAATGGATCCATCTCATCCACAGTACACAGGCCCTCCAGCTGCAATGGTTCTGTTTCTGGGTCACCCAATGATACTGGCTTCCTCTCATGTGATGATTACAGTTCTAGCCCAGGGGATGTGAGGTACAACCTGGCAAACAGGAGTGACACTCCTTCTTCTCTCTCCAGTACACCACCCTCACGAGAGGCCAGTGAGCTCCATGGTTATATGGTGATGGACAGCCCATCCCAGAACAAGATGTGGCCAAGTAGCAGAGAAATGCTGGATGTGGAGACATACAGGAAGAGGACATATTCTCTGACAACCCCGCGGCAACAGGTAGCAGACTCCCAGCTATCCTCAGTGTCACTTGATGAATACATGTTGATGAGGGCTGCGAACAGCCACTCTGGACAAAGCACAAATTCTGCCTCTCCTAAGCTCTCATACCCAGAAGATTATGGAGACATTGAGATTGGATCTAATAGTAATGTGGGTGATGATGGCTACATGCCTATGACGCCAGGCATGGCACCTCAGTGTACCAAAAATGATCACTACATGCCCATGAGTCCCATGAGTGTATCAGCACCCAAGCAGATCATTAATCCAAGGTTACATCACCAGGCCACAGGCAGTGGCTGCATTATTAACTCACCCAGCAGTGGATCTCTAGAAGACAGCGGGTACATGAAGATGTGGTCGGGATCCAAATTTTCACTTGAGAGCTCTGATGGGAGATCGGTGAGGGGAGAATACATGAATATGTCGCCTGTTGACTCATATGTCTCACCCACACCACCAGATTTTTTGCTGGGTCAGTGTGAACCAACACAACGGCCCTCTCCATCTCTAAGTATTCGCTTCAACAAGCAACAGCCACCTAAACAGGCAGAAGATGACCAGTATGTTTTGATGAGCCCCCAGAGCCAAAATCCAACAGAAGAGACAAACAGGGTTTCTACCCTGCCCCCTCTCCGTCGCCCTGATGTCTTAGCACACAGAGCAAGAGTCAACAGGCCCAATACGTTATCTCTAGACACTCTGAGGATGCTTCCCAGCATGACAGAGCATCCTGTCCCTTGTGAGCCTAAAAGCCCTGGTGAATACATCAACATAGATTTTGCTGCTGTTACACAGTACTCTTCTCCCTCTATGGTTTCTGTGGAAAGCCAAGGCTCATTGTCCAACCTCAGACAGGGATCCCCCCTCTCAGACTACATGAATTTCAACCAGAATTCACATTCTCCTAAACTGAGGGAAGCACTCAGCACTACCTTGGATGGAATGCCAGAGCTGGCTGAATGCCCATGCCCACCTGATGGGAGGGCTTTTTTGCTCAGTGAACACAGGAACTCACCATGTCCATCTGGCACAGGTAAAGATAGCTACACTGAGATGAATTTCAACAATGGACAGATCTCACCTCCATTCCTGACTGAGAATGATGAGAGTGCTTCAGTAAGCCCCAACAGCATGGTTCAAAAGCTTAACCTGAGTGACCAGGGGGAATTGGTGAATTCAACCGAAATTGGTGCTTTCTTTTTGGCTGCCCCCTCTTTAGCCCCAAATGGAGGAGCGAAGGTGATCCGAGCAGACCCTCAGGGCCGGAGACGGCATAGCTCTGAGACATTTTCATCCACCACCACAGTTGCACCTGTTTTTCCTTCCTTTGCTCACAATGTTAAGTGCCACAGCTCTGCCTCAGTAGAGAACGTCTCTGTCCGAAGCAGTGAAGGTTCTGATGAGGAGTATGGGTCTCCCATGTGCCGAGAGACTTCAGCTGGTTATCAGAATGGACTTAACTACATTGCCTTAAACCTCATGGAGAAACAAGAGATTGGCAATTGTGATATTATGGGCTTCAAGACTGGTGGTTGCTGCAAAGCAGGAATAAATGGATTACATGCAACTCCATATGTTTGTCTGGGATTCAAAGAGACTGCAACCACTGTACAAG
- the LOC109113581 gene encoding insulin receptor substrate 2-like isoform X1, translating into MASPPLKGESALSNDNNIHLNNIRKCGYLKKQKHGHRRYFVLKYQSDGLPARLEYYENEKKWKNKSAAKRVIFIDSCLSINKRADAKHRYLIALYTKDEYFAVAAENEQEQESWHAGLTDLLSKGKVCDSSVSSSASSLLGFDEGNYGMITPVNAAYKEIWQVNLKAKGLGQSRNITGVYRLCLSSQTISFMKLNSEMASVTLQLMNIRRCGHSDSFFFIEVGRSASTGPGELWMQADDSVVAQNIHETILEAMKELSEFRPRSKSQSSGSNPISVPTRRNLNILPPSQTGLVRRSRTDSTTATSPVPKFSSCRIRTASEGEGTMTRPVSMSISENGSPTTIGRNHMNRFNTVSVGCRTSEPSLLHHSRSMFMTMSHSPPSVISMNGSISSTVHRPSSCNGSVSGSPNDTGFLSCDDYSSSPGDVRYNLANRSDTPSSLSSTPPSREASELHGYMVMDSPSQNKMWPSSREMLDVETYRKRTYSLTTPRQQVADSQLSSVSLDEYMLMRAANSHSGQSTNSASPKLSYPEDYGDIEIGSNSNVGDDGYMPMTPGMAPQCTKNDHYMPMSPMSVSAPKQIINPRLHHQATGSGCIINSPSSGSLEDSGYMKMWSGSKFSLESSDGRSVRGEYMNMSPVDSYVSPTPPDFLLGQCEPTQRPSPSLSIRFNKQQPPKQAEDDQYVLMSPQSQNPTEETNRVSTLPPLRRPDVLAHRARVNRPNTLSLDTLRMLPSMTEHPVPCEPKSPGEYINIDFAAVTQYSSPSMVSVESQGSLSNLRQGSPLSDYMNFNQNSHSPKLREALSTTLDGMPELAECPCPPDGRAFLLSEHRNSPCPSGTGKDSYTEMNFNNGQISPPFLTENDESASVSPNSMVQKLNLSDQGELVNSTEIGAFFLAAPSLAPNGGAKVIRADPQGRRRHSSETFSSTTTVAPVFPSFAHNVKCHSSASVENVSVRSSEGSDEEYGSPMCRETSAGYQNGLNYIALNLMEKQEIGNCDIMGFKTGGCCKAGINGLHATPYVCLGFKETATTVQGGA; encoded by the coding sequence ATGGCAAGTCCGCCTCTTAAAGGGGAATCCGCGTTATCAAATGACAacaacattcatttaaacaacatCAGAAAATGTGGATACCTCAAGAAGCAAAAGCACGGACATCGGCgctattttgttttgaaatatcaGAGTGACGGACTCCCTGCGCGGCTGGAGTACTATGAGAatgaaaagaaatggaaaaacaagTCCGCTGCAAAAAGAGTCATATTCATCGACTCTTGTCTGAGCATAAACAAGCGCGCTGACGCGAAGCACAGATATTTAATTGCACTCTATACCAAGGACGAGTATTTTGCTGTTGCTGCAGAGAATGAGCAAGAACAAGAGAGCTGGCACGCAGGCTTAACCGATTTATTAAGTAAGGGAAAAGTGTGTGACAGCTCCGTTTCTAGTTCTGCATCATCTCTGTTAGGCTTCGACGAGGGAAATTACGGTATGATTACACCAGTGAATGCTGCGTATAAAGAGATATGGCAAGTAAATCTTAAAGCAAAAGGACTTGGGCAGAGCAGAAATATCACTGGAGTTTACAGACTGTGCTTATCAAGTCAGACAATTAGCTTTATGAAACTTAACTCGGAGATGGCATCTGTGACACTGCAGTTGATGAATATACGGAGATGTGGGCACTCTGATAGCTTTTTCTTCATTGAGGTGGGCAGATCTGCTTCTACTGGACCTGGAGAGCTGTGGATGCAAGCAGACGATTCTGTGGTGGCACAAAATATACATGAGACCATTTTAGAAGCCATGAAAGAACTGTCAGAATTCAGACCACGCAGCAAAAGCCAGTCATCAGGTTCAAATCCCATATCTGTACCCACTCGGCGGAACCTAAACATTCTACCCCCTAGTCAGACAGGGTTGGTGAGGAGGTCAAGGACGGACAGTACAACAGCAACATCTCCTGTCCCTAAATTTTCTTCTTGCCGAATACGGACGGCAAGTGAAGGGGAAGGTACCATGACCAGGCCTGTCTCCATGTCAATATCTGAAAATGGGAGCCCGACAACTATTGGCCGGAACCACATGAACAGATTTAACACTGTCTCTGTGGGCTGCCGGACATCAGAACCATCACTGCTTCATCACAGCAGGTCCATGTTCATGACAATGTCCCATTCGCCCCCATCTGTTATAAGTATGAATGGATCCATCTCATCCACAGTACACAGGCCCTCCAGCTGCAATGGTTCTGTTTCTGGGTCACCCAATGATACTGGCTTCCTCTCATGTGATGATTACAGTTCTAGCCCAGGGGATGTGAGGTACAACCTGGCAAACAGGAGTGACACTCCTTCTTCTCTCTCCAGTACACCACCCTCACGAGAGGCCAGTGAGCTCCATGGTTATATGGTGATGGACAGCCCATCCCAGAACAAGATGTGGCCAAGTAGCAGAGAAATGCTGGATGTGGAGACATACAGGAAGAGGACATATTCTCTGACAACCCCGCGGCAACAGGTAGCAGACTCCCAGCTATCCTCAGTGTCACTTGATGAATACATGTTGATGAGGGCTGCGAACAGCCACTCTGGACAAAGCACAAATTCTGCCTCTCCTAAGCTCTCATACCCAGAAGATTATGGAGACATTGAGATTGGATCTAATAGTAATGTGGGTGATGATGGCTACATGCCTATGACGCCAGGCATGGCACCTCAGTGTACCAAAAATGATCACTACATGCCCATGAGTCCCATGAGTGTATCAGCACCCAAGCAGATCATTAATCCAAGGTTACATCACCAGGCCACAGGCAGTGGCTGCATTATTAACTCACCCAGCAGTGGATCTCTAGAAGACAGCGGGTACATGAAGATGTGGTCGGGATCCAAATTTTCACTTGAGAGCTCTGATGGGAGATCGGTGAGGGGAGAATACATGAATATGTCGCCTGTTGACTCATATGTCTCACCCACACCACCAGATTTTTTGCTGGGTCAGTGTGAACCAACACAACGGCCCTCTCCATCTCTAAGTATTCGCTTCAACAAGCAACAGCCACCTAAACAGGCAGAAGATGACCAGTATGTTTTGATGAGCCCCCAGAGCCAAAATCCAACAGAAGAGACAAACAGGGTTTCTACCCTGCCCCCTCTCCGTCGCCCTGATGTCTTAGCACACAGAGCAAGAGTCAACAGGCCCAATACGTTATCTCTAGACACTCTGAGGATGCTTCCCAGCATGACAGAGCATCCTGTCCCTTGTGAGCCTAAAAGCCCTGGTGAATACATCAACATAGATTTTGCTGCTGTTACACAGTACTCTTCTCCCTCTATGGTTTCTGTGGAAAGCCAAGGCTCATTGTCCAACCTCAGACAGGGATCCCCCCTCTCAGACTACATGAATTTCAACCAGAATTCACATTCTCCTAAACTGAGGGAAGCACTCAGCACTACCTTGGATGGAATGCCAGAGCTGGCTGAATGCCCATGCCCACCTGATGGGAGGGCTTTTTTGCTCAGTGAACACAGGAACTCACCATGTCCATCTGGCACAGGTAAAGATAGCTACACTGAGATGAATTTCAACAATGGACAGATCTCACCTCCATTCCTGACTGAGAATGATGAGAGTGCTTCAGTAAGCCCCAACAGCATGGTTCAAAAGCTTAACCTGAGTGACCAGGGGGAATTGGTGAATTCAACCGAAATTGGTGCTTTCTTTTTGGCTGCCCCCTCTTTAGCCCCAAATGGAGGAGCGAAGGTGATCCGAGCAGACCCTCAGGGCCGGAGACGGCATAGCTCTGAGACATTTTCATCCACCACCACAGTTGCACCTGTTTTTCCTTCCTTTGCTCACAATGTTAAGTGCCACAGCTCTGCCTCAGTAGAGAACGTCTCTGTCCGAAGCAGTGAAGGTTCTGATGAGGAGTATGGGTCTCCCATGTGCCGAGAGACTTCAGCTGGTTATCAGAATGGACTTAACTACATTGCCTTAAACCTCATGGAGAAACAAGAGATTGGCAATTGTGATATTATGGGCTTCAAGACTGGTGGTTGCTGCAAAGCAGGAATAAATGGATTACATGCAACTCCATATGTTTGTCTGGGATTCAAAGAGACTGCAACCACTGTACAAG